The sequence TAACCCGTCCAATGCTTCGCGATAAACCTTAGTCACATTCGCAACATACTCCGGCGACTTTAAACGTCCTTCAATCTTCAAACAACTAACGCCGGATTTTACTAAATCCGGTAGAACATCAAGCCCAGCCAAATCTTGAGGACTCAATAAATATTTGCGATCGCCTAAATTTATTGTTTCACCATCTGCTATTAACTCGTAGGTCATCCGGCAAGCTTGGGCACATTCACCACGGTTAGCGGAACGTCCTCCCAAAGCTTCGGAAGTTAGACATTGTCCGGAATAAGCAACACACAAAGCACCATGAACAAAAACTTCCAAGGGTAAGGAACTTTCTTGTGTCTGCTGCTGAATCTTATTAATTTCCTTAATCGAACATTCCCGAGCCAATACAACCAAATTACAACCAAGCTCCTTCGCAAACTCCACCCCAATCGCACTAGTTACCGTCATCTGCGTAGAAGTATGAATGGGAAAGTCGGGTGAAATGTGGCGAATTAAACGACAAATTCCGACATCTTGAACGATAACCGCATCAACCCCAGCAGCAATAATTGATTTTATGTAGCGCTGTGCTTGTTTTAATTCTTGGGGAAAAATCAAAGTATTGAGAGTAACGTAACCCTTAACTCCACGGAGGTGAAGAAACTGCATTAATTCCGGTAAATCCGCTTCCGTGAAATTCTCCGCACGCATTCTAGCGTTGAACTTATCCAAACCAAAATAAATCGCATCAGCACCGTTTTCTACAGCAGCTTTCGCGCATTCCCAGTTACCAGCAGGAGCGAGAAGTTCGGGTATTTGTGGGGAGTTGGTTGTCATAGCGGATTGGAAGCAGTTTGATTACACCATTGTGATTGTAGCGTTGGTGGTGGGGAAAGAAACTTTGATTAAGTATTAAGTCATTTTAAACAATGCTTAAAACGATAGCTAATGCTTGTGAAACTAATTCCATTTGTGTATCTGAAAGTTTTCCCAACTGTTTGATTAATCTCGTTTCAGAAACAGAGCGAATTTGAAACGTATCAATCGCAGACACTTTTACCAAACTATTTTCAGTATTTGGTTCAACTTTAATCATCCAAGGACGAATTGCAAACCTTTCCTTCCAGTCGGTTATTGGTACAATTACCTTCAAAGGTAAAATACCGATGGCATTATCATTTACTATGACACAAGGACGAGTTTTATTAATTTCCTTACCAATTGTTGGATCTAAATTAACTAACCAGATTTCACCTCTATTCATGAGTATGCTTCTCAATTAACTCATTATCTGAATATTCGTAAAATTCTTCCCCATCAATAGCAGTAAAAATATTTAATTCTCCTTCTGGAGCATAATCAGCAATTGCTGTCATAGCAGCCAAAGCTAACTGGTGCTTTTGTTCTTCTTTTGTAAGTGAATCTTGTTCTTTGCTAATTAATAACAAAGCAGCTTCAGCTATTTGTAAGCGTTCGCTAATACTAAGGTTTGGCAGTACTTCGATGATTTGACTAGTTTCCATAGGTACTTGAAGAAGGTTTATTTTAATTATGAGTCAGGAAGGTAGAAGAAAAGAGACTATGATTTAAGAAAATTTAAGAAAAAACTCTAAGTATCCTGCTGGTTCAACTTCTTCAACGTTTGCACCAATTCGCTGATAATACCTATTGTCATACATTACAGGAGCTTTACCACCCTTTATAGAAAATACTACAACATCTTTGCTGTAATAATTAACAATCTTAATGTTTGTGCCAATATTATCTTTTACTGCTTGCTCAATAGGTTGAGATTTAACTTTTTGTATCAACCATTTGAAAAAATTATCAAGATTACCTTTAAGTCTCGTAGCTTCATGACCTATACCTGTAATTTTAAATTTATTGTATTCAACATTCTTAATAGAATATAAATTCTCTATTCTTTTCGCATCAGCTTCGTTATCAGCTACCCCAACACATATATATCCAACTGCACTACAAGAATGATTAGCCATAGCAGTAAGAGTTTTGATTATCTTACTAAAACTAGCTTCATCGAATTCTCCTTTTCCATCTAATCTTGTAAAGCCTTGTTTGAAATCAAAAAGAGTTTGTTCTGTTTTAGATTGTGTTAATAGTGTTTCAAATTCAGTTAACCAACTATCAGTAGCAGGATCTGCCTGTTTCTTCTTTTTAAATGCATCTTTTATAATGCCTATAACCGCACTTATATTAGTATTTTTGTTTTTCGCACTCCAGTTACCTCCTGTTGTTATTGTAATATGTTGACCTATATTTTTTAATTTTGATACAAGTATTTTATAGCTCTTTACTTCCATATTTTCTTTAAACATCAAATCATGAATACTTAAAAAAACTATTTGAAAATAGCGAGGCATACTTTGCAGTGGTCGTGGAAATATCAATTCACTAAATCTACACTTCGATTCATCTAGAATCTGACGTATTTGGTCATATACCTTTAAAAATCTTTCTCTAATTTTTTCCGGATTAATTTTTTGGAGTGCTATTTCAATTTCTTCTTGTTTTGAGCTTCCTTTTACTCCATAAAATTCATCTAATCTTTCGGAACTGCTTCCTGTGACTTCTGGTAATGCCATATAAGCAACTAAATCTGCGACTATTTCTTCATCGTTAGACTCTCTAAACTTTTCTTTTGTTAAAACATTATTTACAACCCAAAAAATATCATCAATCTTGATTCCATATTCAAGGTCTTTATTCGTTATACTTATTAATTTCATATCATTTAAAAGTAGTATATCCGAAGCTGAGATATCTGTTCTTATTTCACTAGATATTTTTCTAACTAGTTCAGGAAAATAAGCTGTTGCCCCAGAAGTTCTTAGTTCTTGTCTAGACAAATATTTACCATTTGAATTAATTCTTCTGAATACTTCATCAATTTTATCTTCATCATTAAATGAATAAACTGAAAGCGGCATTACATAACTAGCTATAACTTCACATACACTTCGTTCTAGTATTGGTGTTTTTTGATTAACTATTCCTTGATCAAAACAAGATTTAGACTCGACCATTGTTGCTAGATCAAAAAACTTACCATCAATTTCAAATTCACCTTCTATAAAAGATGTTATTGCATTTAACCTTTGCATTCCATCTATAATTTCAAAGACAGATTTACCTTCTTTATCTGTTTGGGCTAATAATATTATTGGTACAGGGAAACCTTGTAGTATTGAGTCAATAAATGCTCTCTTTTCCTCAATTGTCCAGACTAATTTTCTCTGATATCTTCTGTTAACGTAAAAAATATTATTAATATAAAAGTTATAAA comes from Rivularia sp. PCC 7116 and encodes:
- a CDS encoding type II toxin-antitoxin system PemK/MazF family toxin; amino-acid sequence: MNRGEIWLVNLDPTIGKEINKTRPCVIVNDNAIGILPLKVIVPITDWKERFAIRPWMIKVEPNTENSLVKVSAIDTFQIRSVSETRLIKQLGKLSDTQMELVSQALAIVLSIV
- a CDS encoding DUF262 domain-containing protein; amino-acid sequence: MSNSSVQFSPSSVQKELSIRSEPIQRIYNFYINNIFYVNRRYQRKLVWTIEEKRAFIDSILQGFPVPIILLAQTDKEGKSVFEIIDGMQRLNAITSFIEGEFEIDGKFFDLATMVESKSCFDQGIVNQKTPILERSVCEVIASYVMPLSVYSFNDEDKIDEVFRRINSNGKYLSRQELRTSGATAYFPELVRKISSEIRTDISASDILLLNDMKLISITNKDLEYGIKIDDIFWVVNNVLTKEKFRESNDEEIVADLVAYMALPEVTGSSSERLDEFYGVKGSSKQEEIEIALQKINPEKIRERFLKVYDQIRQILDESKCRFSELIFPRPLQSMPRYFQIVFLSIHDLMFKENMEVKSYKILVSKLKNIGQHITITTGGNWSAKNKNTNISAVIGIIKDAFKKKKQADPATDSWLTEFETLLTQSKTEQTLFDFKQGFTRLDGKGEFDEASFSKIIKTLTAMANHSCSAVGYICVGVADNEADAKRIENLYSIKNVEYNKFKITGIGHEATRLKGNLDNFFKWLIQKVKSQPIEQAVKDNIGTNIKIVNYYSKDVVVFSIKGGKAPVMYDNRYYQRIGANVEEVEPAGYLEFFLKFS